The following proteins come from a genomic window of Pseudomonas putida:
- the ruvC gene encoding crossover junction endodeoxyribonuclease RuvC — MTLILGIDPGSRITGYGVVRQTARGCEYVASGCIRTGSGELHERLQIVFRGVSEIIAQHGPVTMGIERVFMARNADSALKLGQARGAAIVAAAEAGLEIAEYSATQVKQAVAGTGGANKEQVMMMVMHLLKLTQKPQIDASDALAIALCHAHTRSSLVPHGLTTARRRGGRLRL, encoded by the coding sequence ATGACTCTGATTCTAGGTATCGACCCTGGCTCGCGCATCACCGGCTATGGCGTGGTACGCCAGACCGCCCGTGGTTGCGAGTACGTGGCGTCGGGCTGCATCCGCACCGGCAGCGGTGAGCTGCACGAGCGGCTGCAGATTGTTTTTCGTGGTGTCAGTGAAATCATTGCCCAGCACGGCCCGGTGACCATGGGCATCGAACGGGTGTTCATGGCCCGCAACGCCGATTCGGCGCTCAAGCTTGGCCAGGCACGTGGCGCGGCTATCGTCGCCGCCGCCGAGGCTGGCCTGGAGATCGCCGAGTACAGCGCCACCCAGGTCAAGCAGGCCGTGGCCGGCACAGGTGGTGCCAACAAGGAGCAGGTGATGATGATGGTCATGCATCTGCTGAAATTGACGCAAAAACCGCAGATTGACGCTTCCGATGCCCTGGCCATCGCGCTGTGCCACGCCCACACCCGCTCCAGCCTGGTACCGCATGGCTTGACTACCGCGCGGCGACGCGGCGGGCGCTTGCGTCTGTAA
- the ruvA gene encoding Holliday junction branch migration protein RuvA: MIGRLRGTLAEKQPPHLIIDVNGVGYELEVPMTTLYRLPKVGEAVTVHTHLVVREDAHLLYGFAEKRERELFRELIRLNGVGPKLALALMSGLEVDELVHCVQAQDTSALVRVPGVGKKTAERLLVELKDRFKAWETSPAMFTLVSDGPLPVASESSAEADAVSALVSLGYKPQEASKAIAAIKDKAGLSSEELIRRSLKGMITK; this comes from the coding sequence GTGATTGGACGTTTGCGCGGCACCCTGGCGGAAAAACAACCGCCTCACCTGATTATCGACGTCAACGGCGTGGGTTACGAACTGGAAGTTCCCATGACCACGCTGTACCGTCTGCCCAAAGTGGGGGAAGCCGTCACGGTGCATACCCATCTGGTCGTGCGCGAAGATGCCCACTTGCTCTACGGCTTTGCCGAAAAACGCGAGCGCGAGCTGTTTCGCGAGCTGATCCGCCTGAACGGTGTAGGGCCGAAGCTGGCCCTGGCGCTGATGTCCGGGCTGGAAGTGGATGAACTGGTGCACTGCGTGCAGGCCCAGGACACCTCAGCCCTGGTGCGCGTGCCAGGCGTCGGCAAGAAAACCGCCGAGCGCTTGCTGGTCGAGCTCAAGGATCGATTCAAGGCCTGGGAAACCTCGCCGGCCATGTTCACCCTGGTCTCCGATGGGCCTTTACCGGTCGCCAGCGAGTCCAGTGCCGAGGCCGATGCAGTCAGTGCCCTGGTCTCGCTGGGCTACAAGCCACAGGAAGCCAGCAAGGCAATCGCCGCGATCAAGGACAAGGCCGGCCTGAGCAGTGAAGAGCTGATTCGCCGCAGCCTGAAAGGGATGATTACCAAGTGA
- the ruvB gene encoding Holliday junction branch migration DNA helicase RuvB, producing MIEADRLIAASGRDREEVQDRAIRPLSLDEYIGQPVVREQMALFIQAARGRGESLDHTLIFGPPGLGKTTLANIIAHEMGVSVKSTSGPILERPGDLAAMLTNLEPHDVLFIDEIHRLSPVVEEVLYPAMEDFQLDIMIGEGPAARSIKLDLPPFTLVGATTRAGMLTNPLRDRFGIVQRLEFYNDKDLSTIVSRSANILGLAIEDQGAYEIARRARGTPRIANRLLRRVRDYAEVRGKGQITKAVADMALNLLDVDERGFDHSDRRLLLTMIEKFDGGPVGVDNLAAAISEERHTIEDVLEPYLIQQGYIMRTPRGRVVTRHAYLHFGLNIPGRLGEGGDFSEPGDE from the coding sequence GTGATCGAAGCCGACCGCCTGATTGCCGCCAGTGGCCGCGACCGCGAAGAAGTCCAGGACCGTGCGATTCGCCCCCTGAGCCTGGACGAGTACATCGGCCAGCCAGTGGTGCGAGAGCAGATGGCGCTGTTCATCCAGGCGGCCCGAGGCCGCGGCGAGTCGCTTGACCACACGCTGATCTTCGGCCCGCCCGGCCTGGGCAAGACCACCCTGGCCAACATCATCGCCCATGAAATGGGGGTGTCGGTGAAGAGCACTTCGGGGCCGATTCTCGAGCGCCCCGGGGACCTGGCAGCCATGCTGACCAACCTCGAGCCGCACGACGTGCTGTTCATCGATGAAATCCACCGGCTGTCACCTGTTGTCGAAGAGGTGCTGTACCCGGCCATGGAGGACTTCCAGCTCGACATCATGATCGGCGAAGGCCCGGCAGCCCGATCCATCAAGCTTGATCTGCCACCCTTCACCCTGGTGGGGGCTACTACCCGTGCCGGCATGCTGACCAACCCGCTGCGTGACCGCTTCGGTATCGTCCAGCGCCTGGAGTTCTACAACGACAAGGATCTGAGCACCATCGTCAGCCGCTCGGCCAACATCCTTGGCCTGGCCATCGAAGACCAGGGCGCCTACGAGATTGCCCGCCGTGCCCGTGGCACGCCGCGCATCGCCAACCGCCTGCTGCGCCGCGTGCGTGACTACGCCGAGGTGCGCGGCAAGGGCCAGATCACCAAGGCCGTGGCGGACATGGCGCTGAACCTGCTGGACGTCGACGAGCGTGGTTTCGACCACTCGGACCGTCGCCTGCTGCTGACCATGATCGAGAAGTTCGATGGTGGCCCGGTGGGCGTGGACAACCTGGCTGCAGCCATCAGCGAAGAGCGTCATACCATCGAAGATGTGCTTGAGCCGTACCTCATCCAGCAGGGCTACATCATGCGCACGCCGCGCGGCCGCGTGGTCACCCGGCATGCCTATCTGCACTTTGGGCTGAATATCCCCGGGCGCTTGGGGGAGGGGGGCGATTTTTCCGAGCCAGGCGATGAATGA
- the ybgC gene encoding tol-pal system-associated acyl-CoA thioesterase: MRAQNQLEPFAHRCRVYYEDTDAGGVVYYVNYLKFMERARTERLRHLGFSQSQLAEDNLLFVVHSSEARYHAPARLDDELRVTAQVLELNRASLRFVQQVWREKDETLLCEGQFLVAAVRADTFKPRAIPPQLRDAFAADGSGNQSNAGE, encoded by the coding sequence ATGCGCGCGCAAAATCAGCTCGAACCGTTCGCACATCGGTGTCGCGTCTATTACGAAGATACCGATGCGGGCGGCGTGGTGTATTACGTCAACTACCTGAAATTCATGGAGCGCGCGCGCACCGAACGCCTGCGGCACCTGGGTTTTTCCCAGTCGCAGCTGGCTGAAGACAACCTGCTGTTCGTGGTCCATTCCAGCGAAGCGCGCTATCACGCGCCGGCGCGGCTTGATGACGAATTGCGGGTGACCGCGCAAGTACTTGAACTCAATCGCGCCAGCCTGCGTTTCGTACAGCAGGTGTGGCGGGAAAAGGATGAAACGCTGCTTTGCGAAGGGCAGTTCCTGGTGGCCGCCGTGCGCGCCGACACTTTCAAACCCCGAGCCATACCGCCCCAGCTGCGCGACGCCTTTGCGGCGGACGGCTCGGGTAATCAATCGAATGCAGGAGAATAA
- the tolQ gene encoding protein TolQ, which translates to MEANVVDHTSMWSLVSNASVVVQLVMLTLVAASVTSWIMIFQRSTMLRAGRRALDAFEERFWSGIDLSKLYRQAGSNPDPDSGVEQVFRAGFKEFSRLRQQPGVDPDAVMEGVGRAMRVAISREEEKLEQSLPFLATVGSTSPYIGLFGTVWGIMNSFRGLASAQQATLATVAPGIAEALIATAIGLFAAIPAVIAYNRFAARSEVLIGRYYTFADEFQAILHRKVHTSEE; encoded by the coding sequence GTGGAAGCTAACGTCGTCGACCATACCTCCATGTGGAGTCTGGTCAGCAATGCCAGCGTGGTGGTACAGCTGGTAATGCTGACCCTGGTGGCCGCCTCGGTCACCTCATGGATCATGATCTTCCAGCGCAGCACCATGCTGCGCGCCGGTCGTCGTGCGCTGGATGCCTTCGAAGAGCGCTTCTGGTCGGGCATCGACCTGTCCAAGCTGTACCGCCAGGCAGGCAGCAACCCAGACCCGGACTCCGGTGTGGAGCAGGTGTTCCGTGCCGGTTTCAAGGAGTTCTCGCGTCTGCGTCAACAGCCGGGCGTTGATCCTGACGCGGTCATGGAAGGCGTTGGCCGTGCCATGCGCGTTGCCATTTCGCGCGAGGAAGAAAAACTCGAGCAGAGCCTGCCGTTCCTGGCCACCGTCGGTTCGACCAGCCCGTATATCGGCCTGTTCGGCACTGTATGGGGCATCATGAACTCCTTCCGCGGCCTGGCCAGCGCCCAGCAGGCCACCCTGGCCACCGTTGCTCCGGGCATCGCCGAAGCACTGATCGCAACCGCCATCGGCCTGTTCGCGGCAATCCCGGCTGTTATTGCCTACAACCGTTTCGCCGCACGCAGTGAAGTGCTGATCGGCCGTTACTACACCTTCGCCGACGAGTTCCAGGCGATCCTGCACCGCAAAGTGCACACCAGCGAAGAGTAA
- the tolR gene encoding protein TolR: MARVRHKRKPVAEMNVVPYIDVMLVLLVIFMVTAPMLNQGVKVDLPKVSSEALPQDNNVQILTISIKADKTYYWNLGSEVDTDKQMDKAMTLPAMTDAVTKIIAAGRDQGKQTQVFIRGDKAVDYGAVMGAMGGLQKAGVGNVGLITEAP, from the coding sequence ATGGCCCGAGTTCGCCACAAACGCAAGCCCGTCGCCGAGATGAACGTGGTGCCCTACATCGACGTGATGCTGGTGCTGCTGGTCATCTTCATGGTGACGGCGCCCATGCTCAACCAGGGCGTGAAGGTCGACCTGCCCAAGGTTTCCAGCGAAGCCTTGCCGCAGGACAACAACGTCCAGATCCTCACCATCTCCATCAAGGCCGATAAAACCTATTACTGGAACCTCGGCAGCGAAGTCGATACCGACAAGCAGATGGACAAAGCCATGACCTTGCCGGCCATGACCGACGCCGTCACCAAGATCATTGCTGCCGGCCGTGACCAGGGCAAGCAGACCCAGGTGTTCATTCGTGGCGACAAGGCTGTCGACTATGGCGCGGTCATGGGTGCCATGGGCGGGTTGCAGAAGGCCGGTGTCGGTAACGTTGGCCTGATTACCGAGGCGCCCTGA
- the tolA gene encoding cell envelope integrity protein TolA has translation MQQREPSASESYFWPSVWAIGLHVLVFALLFVSFAMTPELPPSKPIVQATLYQLKSKSQATTQTNQKIAGEAKKTASRQTEVEQLEQKKVEQEAVKAAEQKKADAAQKAEEAREAAEAKKAEAAEAAKAAEAKKAAEAKKAEEAKKAAEKQQADIAKKKAEDEAKKKAEEEAKKAAAEEAKKQAAEDARKKAAEEAKKKAAEDAKKKAAAEDAKKKAAEEAKKKAAADAQKKKAQEAARKAAEDKKAQALAELLSDTTERQQALADEQGDQVAGDFDDLIRMRAAEGWARPPSARKGMTVTLQVSMLPDGTITSVSVARSSGDGPYDSSAVAAVKNIGRLTEMQGMKPSDFNRYRSFKMTFTPEDLAL, from the coding sequence ATGCAACAGCGAGAGCCATCCGCCTCGGAAAGCTACTTCTGGCCCAGTGTCTGGGCCATCGGCCTGCATGTGCTGGTGTTCGCCCTGCTGTTCGTCAGTTTTGCCATGACGCCTGAGCTGCCGCCATCCAAGCCGATTGTTCAGGCTACCTTGTATCAGCTCAAGTCCAAGAGCCAGGCGACCACCCAGACCAATCAGAAGATTGCCGGGGAGGCGAAGAAAACCGCTTCGCGCCAGACCGAAGTTGAGCAATTGGAACAGAAGAAGGTCGAGCAAGAGGCCGTGAAGGCCGCGGAACAAAAGAAGGCCGACGCTGCTCAAAAGGCCGAAGAGGCTCGCGAGGCTGCTGAAGCGAAAAAAGCCGAGGCCGCTGAAGCCGCCAAGGCTGCCGAGGCAAAGAAAGCTGCCGAAGCCAAGAAAGCCGAAGAGGCGAAGAAAGCCGCCGAGAAGCAGCAGGCCGACATCGCCAAGAAGAAGGCCGAGGACGAAGCGAAGAAAAAAGCCGAAGAAGAGGCCAAGAAAGCGGCCGCTGAAGAGGCGAAGAAACAAGCCGCCGAGGACGCCAGGAAGAAGGCAGCCGAAGAGGCCAAGAAGAAAGCAGCCGAGGACGCCAAGAAGAAAGCGGCGGCCGAGGACGCGAAGAAGAAGGCAGCTGAAGAGGCCAAGAAAAAGGCCGCTGCAGACGCCCAGAAGAAAAAGGCACAGGAAGCGGCCCGCAAGGCGGCAGAAGACAAGAAAGCCCAGGCCCTGGCCGAGCTGTTGTCTGACACCACCGAGCGGCAGCAGGCGCTGGCTGACGAGCAGGGCGATCAGGTAGCTGGCGACTTCGACGACCTGATCCGTATGCGCGCGGCCGAGGGCTGGGCGCGTCCGCCTTCCGCGCGCAAGGGCATGACGGTGACCCTGCAGGTCAGCATGTTGCCGGACGGTACCATTACCAGTGTCAGCGTGGCCCGTTCCAGTGGTGACGGCCCGTACGACAGTTCGGCAGTGGCTGCGGTCAAGAACATTGGTCGTCTGACCGAGATGCAGGGTATGAAGCCGAGCGATTTCAACCGTTATCGTTCGTTCAAGATGACATTTACACCTGAGGATCTAGCGTTGTGA
- the tolB gene encoding Tol-Pal system protein TolB: MIKRLRGLLVMLCCVAGMAVAEEKNILVTSGSDRATPIAVVPFGLQGGSVLPEDIADIIGNDLRNSGYYSPIPRQNMISQPSQASEVIFRDWKALGAQYVMVGSIVPSGGRLQVQYALFNVATEQQVLTGSVAGSTDQLRDMAHYIADQSFEKLTGIKGAFSTRMLYVTAERFSTNNTRYTLQRSDYDGARAVTLLQSREPILSPRFAPDGKRIAYVSFEQKRPRIFVQNIDTGRREQVTNFEGLNGAPAWSPDGSRLAFVLSKDGNPDIYVMNMASRQISRVTAGPGINTEPFWGKDGNTLYFTSDRGGKPQIYKQSVSGGGAERVTFVGNYNANPKLSADEKTLVMIHRQQGFTNFKVAAQDLQRGSVKILSETSLDESPTVAPNGTMLIYATRQQGRGVLMLVSLNGRVRLPLPTAQGEVREPSWSPYLN; the protein is encoded by the coding sequence GTGATTAAACGTCTGAGAGGACTGCTGGTCATGCTGTGCTGCGTGGCAGGCATGGCCGTTGCAGAGGAAAAGAACATCCTGGTCACCAGCGGCAGCGATCGGGCTACCCCCATCGCGGTAGTGCCGTTCGGTCTGCAGGGCGGCAGCGTGCTGCCAGAGGACATTGCTGACATCATCGGCAACGACCTGCGCAACTCTGGCTACTACTCGCCAATCCCGCGGCAGAACATGATCAGCCAGCCGTCGCAGGCCAGCGAAGTGATCTTCCGTGACTGGAAAGCGCTGGGAGCCCAGTACGTGATGGTCGGTAGCATTGTGCCGTCGGGCGGTCGCCTGCAGGTGCAGTACGCGCTGTTCAACGTCGCCACCGAGCAGCAAGTGCTGACCGGCAGCGTAGCGGGCAGCACCGACCAGCTGCGCGACATGGCGCACTACATCGCCGACCAGTCGTTCGAGAAGCTCACCGGCATCAAAGGCGCGTTCTCGACGCGCATGTTGTACGTGACGGCCGAGCGTTTCTCCACCAACAACACCCGCTACACCCTTCAGCGTTCGGACTACGACGGTGCACGTGCGGTGACCCTGCTGCAATCGCGTGAGCCGATCCTGTCGCCGCGCTTTGCGCCGGATGGCAAACGTATCGCCTACGTTTCGTTCGAGCAGAAGCGCCCACGTATCTTCGTGCAGAACATCGATACTGGCCGCCGCGAGCAGGTCACCAACTTCGAAGGCCTGAACGGTGCGCCAGCCTGGTCGCCGGACGGTTCGCGCCTGGCGTTCGTGCTGTCCAAGGACGGCAACCCGGACATCTACGTGATGAATATGGCTTCGCGCCAGATCAGCCGTGTTACTGCAGGCCCGGGTATCAATACCGAGCCGTTCTGGGGCAAAGATGGCAATACCCTTTACTTCACTTCCGACCGTGGCGGCAAACCGCAGATCTATAAACAGTCGGTCAGTGGCGGTGGTGCCGAGCGTGTGACGTTCGTGGGTAACTACAATGCCAACCCGAAACTTTCGGCGGACGAAAAGACCTTGGTAATGATTCATCGCCAACAGGGCTTTACCAACTTCAAAGTGGCGGCCCAGGACTTGCAGCGCGGAAGTGTAAAGATTCTGTCTGAAACAAGTCTTGATGAGTCTCCCACTGTTGCGCCAAACGGCACCATGCTAATCTACGCCACCCGCCAGCAGGGCCGGGGAGTCTTGATGCTCGTGTCGCTTAATGGCCGCGTGAGGCTCCCACTTCCTACCGCTCAAGGCGAAGTCAGAGAACCGTCCTGGTCCCCTTACCTGAACTGA
- the pal gene encoding peptidoglycan-associated lipoprotein Pal, which produces MEMLKFGKFAALALAMAVAVGCSSKGGDNAGEGAAVDPNAGYGANTGAVDGSLSEEAALRAITTFYFEYDSSDLKPEAMRALDVHAKDLKANGNRVVLEGNTDERGTREYNMALGERRAKAVQRYLVLQGVSPAQLELVSYGEERPVATGNDEQSWAQNRRVELRK; this is translated from the coding sequence ATGGAAATGCTGAAGTTTGGTAAATTTGCTGCGCTGGCCCTGGCCATGGCCGTAGCTGTAGGTTGCTCCTCTAAGGGCGGTGACAACGCAGGCGAAGGCGCTGCTGTAGACCCTAACGCTGGCTACGGTGCCAACACTGGCGCTGTTGACGGCTCCCTGAGCGAAGAAGCCGCTCTGCGCGCAATCACCACCTTCTACTTCGAATACGACAGCTCGGACCTGAAACCAGAAGCCATGCGCGCTCTGGACGTTCACGCCAAGGACCTGAAAGCCAACGGCAACCGTGTTGTTCTGGAAGGTAACACCGACGAGCGCGGCACCCGCGAGTACAACATGGCTCTGGGTGAGCGTCGTGCCAAGGCCGTTCAGCGCTACCTGGTTCTGCAGGGCGTTTCCCCTGCTCAGCTGGAACTGGTTTCCTACGGCGAAGAGCGTCCAGTTGCTACCGGCAACGACGAGCAGTCCTGGGCTCAGAACCGTCGCGTAGAACTGCGTAAGTAA
- the ybgF gene encoding tol-pal system protein YbgF produces MRMCRRVVTVLALSLPLAAWAEVPVVDDNAGSYPPVGYGTSGAYAGSGASAPASAQGQLFMQLQQMQDQLSRQQGIIEELQNDVSRMKQENLERYQDLDRRINSGAAPAATPDNSSGGGASNAAPDAAAGAAAQQPAGSSQPGDPAKEKLYYDAAFDLIKQKDFDKASQAFNAFLRKYPNSQYAGNAQYWLGEVNLAKGDLQGASQAFAQVSQKYPKHSKVPDSLYKLADVERRMGHTDKVKGILQQVITQYPGTSAAQLAQRDLQKL; encoded by the coding sequence ATGCGTATGTGCCGCCGTGTAGTAACCGTCCTCGCACTCAGCCTGCCGCTTGCGGCCTGGGCTGAGGTCCCTGTAGTAGATGACAACGCAGGCAGCTATCCGCCTGTGGGTTATGGCACGAGCGGCGCCTATGCCGGGTCAGGGGCTTCGGCCCCTGCCTCTGCACAGGGCCAGCTGTTCATGCAGCTGCAACAGATGCAGGATCAGCTTTCCCGCCAGCAAGGCATCATCGAAGAGCTGCAAAACGATGTGTCGCGCATGAAGCAGGAAAACCTGGAGCGTTACCAGGACCTGGACCGTCGCATCAACAGTGGCGCTGCGCCTGCCGCAACCCCTGACAATTCCTCCGGTGGTGGTGCGTCCAATGCCGCCCCCGATGCCGCAGCAGGTGCTGCTGCGCAACAACCGGCCGGCAGTAGCCAGCCCGGTGATCCGGCGAAAGAGAAGCTCTACTACGACGCTGCTTTCGACCTGATCAAACAGAAAGACTTCGACAAGGCCAGCCAGGCGTTCAACGCCTTCCTGCGCAAGTACCCCAACAGCCAGTACGCCGGTAATGCCCAATACTGGTTGGGTGAAGTGAACCTGGCCAAGGGCGACCTGCAAGGCGCCAGCCAGGCCTTTGCCCAGGTCAGCCAGAAGTACCCGAAGCACAGCAAGGTGCCTGATTCGCTGTACAAACTGGCTGATGTCGAGCGCCGTATGGGTCATACCGACAAGGTGAAGGGCATCCTGCAGCAGGTCATCACCCAGTACCCGGGCACCTCTGCTGCTCAACTGGCCCAGCGTGACCTGCAGAAGCTCTAG
- the queE gene encoding 7-carboxy-7-deazaguanine synthase QueE: protein MQDTLRITEVFYSLQGETRTAGLPTVFVRLTGCPLRCQYCDSAYAFSGGTVRTLDSILEQVAGFKPRYVCVTGGEPLAQPNALPLLQRLCDAGYEVSLETSGALDIAGTDTRVSRVVDLKTPGSEESHRNRYENIEQLTRNDQVKFVICSREDYDWAVSKLIQYNLAERAGEVLFSPSHHQVNASDLADWIVADNLPVRFQLQLHKLLWNDEPGR, encoded by the coding sequence ATGCAAGACACATTACGCATCACCGAAGTCTTTTACTCTTTGCAGGGTGAGACGCGAACGGCCGGGCTGCCCACGGTTTTTGTGCGCCTCACCGGTTGCCCCCTGCGTTGCCAGTACTGCGACAGTGCCTATGCCTTTAGTGGCGGTACCGTGCGCACCCTTGATTCGATCCTTGAGCAGGTGGCCGGCTTCAAGCCGCGCTACGTCTGTGTCACCGGTGGCGAACCACTGGCGCAGCCCAACGCCTTGCCGTTGCTGCAGCGGCTGTGTGACGCCGGTTACGAGGTGTCGCTGGAGACCAGCGGTGCGCTGGATATTGCCGGCACCGACACCCGCGTCAGCCGTGTGGTCGACCTGAAAACCCCAGGTTCCGAAGAGTCGCACCGTAATCGCTACGAGAACATCGAGCAGCTGACGCGTAACGACCAGGTAAAGTTCGTCATCTGTTCCCGCGAGGACTATGACTGGGCGGTATCCAAGCTGATTCAGTACAACCTGGCTGAGCGTGCCGGTGAGGTGTTGTTCTCTCCCAGCCATCATCAGGTGAACGCCAGTGACCTGGCTGACTGGATCGTTGCCGACAACTTGCCCGTACGCTTCCAGCTGCAGTTGCACAAGCTGCTGTGGAACGACGAGCCCGGACGTTGA
- the queC gene encoding 7-cyano-7-deazaguanine synthase QueC, protein MTEKRAVILLSGGLDSATVVAMAKAEGYSCYTMSFDYGQRHRAELNAAARVARDLGVVEHKVIGLNLDGIGGSALTDSSIDVPEAPGEGIPVTYVPARNTVFLSLALGWAEVLEARDIFIGVNAVDYSGYPDCRPEFVEAFERMANLATKAGVEGQGFRIQAPLQNMSKAQIVQAGMARGVDYSLTVSCYQADDDGRACGKCDSCRLRADGFKAAGIEDPTRYF, encoded by the coding sequence ATGACCGAAAAACGCGCAGTAATCCTGTTGTCCGGTGGCCTGGACTCAGCCACCGTGGTTGCCATGGCCAAAGCCGAAGGCTACAGCTGCTACACCATGAGCTTCGACTACGGGCAGCGTCATCGTGCCGAGCTGAACGCCGCTGCCCGCGTGGCCCGCGACCTGGGTGTGGTCGAGCACAAGGTCATTGGGCTGAACCTCGACGGCATCGGCGGTTCGGCATTGACCGACAGCAGCATCGACGTGCCGGAAGCCCCGGGTGAAGGCATTCCGGTCACTTACGTGCCGGCGCGCAATACTGTGTTCCTTTCGCTGGCCTTGGGTTGGGCAGAAGTACTGGAAGCGCGCGACATCTTCATTGGCGTCAATGCCGTGGATTACTCTGGCTACCCGGATTGCCGACCCGAGTTCGTCGAGGCCTTCGAGCGTATGGCCAACCTGGCGACCAAGGCTGGTGTAGAAGGGCAGGGCTTCCGCATCCAGGCGCCGCTGCAGAACATGAGCAAGGCTCAGATCGTGCAAGCTGGTATGGCTCGTGGTGTGGACTACAGCTTGACCGTTTCCTGCTACCAGGCCGACGATGACGGCCGTGCCTGTGGCAAATGCGACAGCTGCCGCCTGCGCGCCGATGGCTTCAAGGCAGCCGGTATCGAAGACCCGACGCGGTATTTTTGA